A single genomic interval of Terriglobus albidus harbors:
- the mtnP gene encoding S-methyl-5'-thioadenosine phosphorylase: MQQAEIGIIGGSGLYSMPGFTNIREEKITTPFGDPSDPLVLGELEGRKVAFLARHGKGHRILPTELNFRANIYAMKQLGVERILSVSAVGSLKEEHKPTDFVIPDQFIDRTFARTSTFFGDGIVGHVAFGDPVCATVTKAFEAACKEVGVVGKRGGTYVCMEGPQFSTRAESNLYRSWGADVIGMTNLQEAKLAREAEICYSTLAMVTDYDCWFEGHDDVTVDQIIAVMHTNSANAAKVVKAAVAAMPTGERTCACASALKYAVMTDKKVIPPATRAKLALLLDKYE, translated from the coding sequence TTGCAGCAGGCAGAGATTGGCATTATCGGCGGCAGTGGACTGTACTCCATGCCCGGCTTCACCAACATCCGCGAAGAGAAGATCACCACGCCCTTCGGCGATCCAAGCGATCCGCTGGTGCTGGGTGAACTTGAAGGCAGAAAGGTCGCCTTCCTGGCCCGCCACGGGAAAGGGCACCGCATTCTGCCGACCGAACTGAACTTCCGCGCCAATATCTATGCGATGAAGCAGCTCGGTGTGGAGCGCATCCTCTCCGTTTCTGCGGTCGGCTCGCTCAAGGAAGAGCACAAGCCAACGGACTTCGTGATTCCTGACCAGTTCATCGACCGCACGTTTGCCCGTACGTCTACCTTCTTCGGCGACGGCATCGTTGGCCACGTCGCCTTCGGTGACCCCGTCTGCGCGACGGTGACGAAGGCCTTTGAGGCGGCCTGCAAGGAAGTGGGTGTGGTGGGCAAGCGTGGCGGAACCTACGTCTGCATGGAAGGCCCGCAGTTCTCCACCCGCGCGGAGTCCAATCTGTATCGCTCCTGGGGAGCGGATGTTATCGGCATGACCAACCTGCAGGAAGCGAAGCTCGCCCGCGAGGCGGAGATCTGCTACTCCACCCTGGCCATGGTCACTGACTACGACTGCTGGTTTGAAGGACACGACGATGTCACCGTCGATCAGATCATTGCGGTCATGCACACCAATTCGGCGAATGCGGCCAAGGTGGTCAAGGCTGCGGTTGCGGCTATGCCCACCGGCGAGCGTACCTGTGCCTGCGCCTCAGCTCTGAAGTATGCCGTCATGACTGACAAGAAGGTTATTCCCCCGGCCACACGCGCCAAACTGGCCCTGCTGCTCGATAAGTACGAATAA
- a CDS encoding DUF1844 domain-containing protein, whose protein sequence is MADKVTPFVVNDRRKFTTEGELRPESERPRDEEQVEEASKATVTAMPEPPQSEPATEPEAAEAAEAAEQELPKLTEEQAERSKAAYEATAERLDTAIRAANPGMEQLPPVNFDRLVQSIYMTAIMQLGGGTPEGEQARVDILGARQSIDMLNVLQEKSKGNLTEAESRMLENALFEVRMAFLEITQALARQARQPESPLPPPPGGGPRIVR, encoded by the coding sequence ATGGCAGATAAAGTTACCCCGTTTGTTGTCAACGATCGCCGCAAGTTCACCACAGAAGGAGAGCTGCGGCCCGAGTCCGAACGTCCTCGCGATGAAGAGCAGGTGGAAGAGGCCTCGAAGGCCACTGTCACGGCAATGCCGGAGCCTCCCCAGTCTGAGCCGGCGACGGAACCTGAGGCCGCGGAGGCCGCAGAAGCCGCCGAGCAGGAGCTGCCGAAGCTTACGGAAGAGCAGGCAGAACGCTCGAAGGCAGCCTATGAGGCGACCGCCGAGCGTCTGGATACGGCTATCCGCGCCGCAAACCCAGGCATGGAACAGCTGCCGCCCGTGAACTTCGACCGTCTGGTGCAATCCATCTATATGACCGCGATCATGCAGCTCGGCGGCGGAACACCCGAAGGCGAGCAGGCACGGGTCGACATTCTGGGCGCGCGCCAGTCGATCGACATGCTGAACGTGCTGCAGGAAAAGAGCAAGGGCAACCTGACCGAGGCGGAATCACGGATGCTCGAAAACGCTCTTTTCGAGGTACGTATGGCTTTCCTGGAGATCACGCAGGCTTTGGCCCGCCAGGCTCGGCAGCCTGAGTCTCCTCTACCTCCACCGCCGGGCGGAGGTCCGCGCATCGTTCGCTAG
- a CDS encoding ArnT family glycosyltransferase, giving the protein MSLRRKDNERPRQENRDAIPNDEGTIAARMAIKPAKREEMFPIALASMILAFLAVLISASRGYLLLYGDAVAHLAIARRIIDSVNPGLPQIGSVWLPLPHLLLVPFVSKIQWWQTGTGGTWPSFAFYILGNVGFYRLARRMLPVHWAFGATLFYALNPNLLYLATTAMTEPLFLAIFVWSTVVVMECIDAIRDEQIRVVKARLIVAGILSVLSVYTRYDGWVLAACVWLMLTISLVKNKRVFEKVRFAFVILTVLTVLAPIGWMAHNWRYTGDPLDFMRGPYSAAAIERKTAPPGQHYRGWHNPAWALLFYTRTAQVNAAAWETGFLLMAAAIAGTWMLWKRGLARASVLLWMPLPFYIYSVSFGSVPIFIPQLYPHSYYNARYGMELLPALVVFAFVVVAWFENRIIRTRPVQAVFLQPAVMVLAIANCVAMTWFTPLVLKEGIVNSRTRVPFETSIARELLAMPQGLPVMMYTSDHVGAIQQTGIPLKQFISESDYDSFHRALAEPAKYAAYVVAIDKDPVSDAVKKNSSNLKELTVLCTTGQPCARIYESEIYQPAKK; this is encoded by the coding sequence TTGAGCTTGAGGCGTAAGGACAACGAACGGCCGCGTCAGGAGAATCGTGACGCTATCCCCAACGACGAGGGGACCATTGCCGCGCGCATGGCTATCAAGCCGGCGAAGCGTGAGGAGATGTTTCCTATTGCGCTTGCGTCGATGATCCTGGCCTTTCTGGCCGTGCTCATCTCGGCTTCGCGTGGATACCTTCTGCTCTACGGCGACGCGGTAGCTCATCTCGCCATTGCGCGTCGCATCATCGACTCGGTGAACCCGGGGCTGCCGCAGATCGGCAGCGTCTGGCTGCCGCTGCCGCATTTGTTGCTGGTGCCGTTCGTCTCCAAGATACAGTGGTGGCAGACAGGCACCGGTGGAACCTGGCCGTCTTTTGCCTTCTACATCCTTGGCAATGTCGGCTTCTATCGTCTTGCCCGCCGCATGCTGCCGGTTCATTGGGCCTTCGGCGCGACGCTGTTTTATGCGCTGAATCCGAACCTTCTCTACCTGGCAACTACTGCTATGACGGAGCCGCTGTTCCTGGCGATCTTCGTCTGGTCGACCGTCGTTGTGATGGAGTGCATCGACGCTATTCGCGACGAGCAGATCCGCGTGGTCAAGGCCAGGCTCATTGTCGCCGGCATCCTGTCTGTACTCTCGGTCTACACGCGCTACGACGGCTGGGTCCTCGCTGCCTGCGTCTGGCTGATGCTGACCATCTCGCTGGTGAAGAACAAGCGCGTCTTCGAGAAGGTGCGTTTCGCGTTCGTCATTCTCACCGTCCTTACAGTACTGGCTCCCATCGGCTGGATGGCGCACAACTGGCGCTATACCGGCGACCCGCTGGACTTCATGCGCGGACCGTACTCCGCCGCCGCCATTGAGCGCAAGACAGCTCCTCCGGGGCAACACTATCGCGGCTGGCATAACCCCGCCTGGGCGCTGCTCTTCTATACGCGGACCGCGCAGGTGAATGCCGCTGCCTGGGAGACGGGCTTCCTGTTGATGGCGGCAGCAATTGCCGGTACCTGGATGCTGTGGAAACGTGGCCTGGCGCGTGCATCGGTCCTTCTGTGGATGCCGCTGCCCTTCTATATCTATTCGGTCTCATTCGGATCGGTGCCGATCTTCATCCCGCAGCTCTATCCGCACTCGTACTACAACGCGCGTTACGGCATGGAGTTGCTTCCGGCGTTGGTCGTCTTTGCCTTTGTCGTAGTCGCCTGGTTCGAGAACCGTATCATCCGTACCCGGCCCGTGCAGGCGGTCTTCCTGCAGCCCGCAGTGATGGTGCTCGCGATCGCGAACTGCGTCGCCATGACATGGTTTACGCCGCTTGTCTTGAAGGAAGGCATTGTGAACTCGCGCACACGCGTTCCGTTTGAGACCTCCATTGCCCGCGAGCTTCTGGCTATGCCGCAGGGACTGCCGGTGATGATGTACACCTCAGACCACGTTGGAGCCATTCAGCAGACCGGAATTCCGCTGAAGCAGTTTATTTCGGAGTCCGATTACGACAGCTTCCATCGCGCCCTGGCTGAGCCCGCGAAGTATGCTGCCTATGTCGTCGCCATCGACAAGGATCCGGTCTCGGATGCGGTCAAAAAGAACTCCAGCAACCTGAAAGAGCTGACCGTGCTGTGTACGACAGGACAGCCCTGCGCCCGCATCTACGAGTCCGAGATCTATCAACCGGCAAAGAAGTAG
- a CDS encoding MBL fold metallo-hydrolase, producing MEATLTFLGTGTSMGVPTLGCGCAVCTSAMDGTRPHNRRTRASVRLDYNGRTVLIDTGQDFHFQAIREKVTHVDAVLYTHGHADHVLGMDDLRPLSFANPIPLYADDETASVIERIFEYTFRTQDRYMTSARVEMHRISTEPGTTVKLFGAAFQRIPVQHGSQVITGWRFGRAAYLTDLSSLPEESFPLLEDLDILIVDALRRAPHPSHSNLENSIALVERIKPRRAFFTHISHDLDHDAINAELPPHILMSHDGMCLDFEIAAAKTTEGTE from the coding sequence ATGGAGGCGACGCTTACATTTCTCGGCACAGGCACATCCATGGGCGTGCCGACGCTTGGCTGCGGCTGCGCTGTGTGCACGTCTGCGATGGATGGCACACGGCCGCACAACCGCCGCACACGAGCCTCCGTGCGCCTGGACTATAACGGTCGAACGGTGCTGATCGACACCGGCCAGGACTTTCACTTCCAGGCGATACGCGAGAAGGTCACCCACGTCGACGCCGTGCTCTACACCCATGGCCACGCCGACCATGTTCTCGGCATGGATGACCTGCGTCCACTCTCATTTGCGAATCCCATCCCCCTCTACGCCGACGATGAGACAGCAAGCGTCATCGAGCGCATCTTCGAGTACACCTTCCGCACACAGGATCGCTACATGACCTCTGCGCGTGTGGAGATGCATCGCATCAGCACCGAGCCCGGCACCACGGTCAAGCTCTTCGGTGCGGCCTTTCAACGTATTCCGGTGCAGCATGGCAGTCAGGTCATCACTGGCTGGCGTTTCGGAAGAGCGGCGTATCTGACCGACCTGTCTTCCCTGCCCGAGGAGAGCTTTCCGTTGCTCGAAGACCTCGACATTCTGATTGTGGATGCCCTGCGCCGCGCGCCGCATCCCTCGCACTCGAACCTTGAAAACTCCATCGCGTTGGTGGAACGCATCAAGCCGCGGCGGGCTTTCTTTACCCACATCTCGCACGACCTGGACCACGACGCCATCAACGCCGAACTGCCGCCACACATCCTCATGTCCCATGACGGCATGTGCCTCGATTTCGAGATTGCCGCAGCCAAAACTACGGAGGGCACGGAATGA
- a CDS encoding PfkB family carbohydrate kinase, translating to MAILVVGSVAFDNLETPSGKRENVLGGAATHFSLAASFFTPVRVVGVVGEDFLPEHEAVLTSKGIDVAGIEHAAGKSFHWTGSYVENLNEAKTLATDLNVFGTFAPKIPDSYLDSEYLFLANIDPVLQLQVRKQLPKVKMVAGDTMNYWIADHRANLEKVLKELDVLLINDGEARMLAGEPNLLRAARKVMEMGPKALVVKHGEYGASAFFCDRSFADTTHITLPFRAPAMPLEEVVDPTGAGDSFAGGFYGYVASQPKLTPAVFRKAMFYGGVMGSFAVERFGTERLQHTTKDEVEERFRLFQEISHLELEA from the coding sequence TTGGCAATTCTGGTAGTAGGCTCCGTCGCCTTCGACAACCTTGAAACTCCCAGCGGTAAGCGCGAAAACGTTCTGGGTGGCGCGGCGACGCACTTCTCGCTGGCCGCCAGCTTCTTTACCCCGGTACGGGTGGTCGGTGTCGTCGGCGAGGACTTCCTTCCCGAGCACGAAGCCGTGCTCACTTCGAAAGGCATCGACGTGGCCGGCATTGAGCACGCCGCGGGGAAGAGCTTCCACTGGACCGGCTCCTACGTCGAGAACCTGAACGAGGCGAAGACGCTGGCGACCGATCTGAATGTCTTCGGCACCTTCGCTCCCAAGATTCCTGACAGCTATCTCGACAGCGAGTATCTCTTCCTGGCGAACATCGATCCGGTCTTGCAGTTACAGGTTCGTAAGCAGCTGCCGAAGGTGAAGATGGTTGCCGGCGACACGATGAACTACTGGATCGCCGATCATCGCGCCAACCTGGAGAAGGTCCTGAAGGAGCTCGACGTCCTGCTCATCAACGACGGCGAGGCGCGTATGCTGGCCGGTGAGCCGAACCTTCTGCGGGCCGCACGCAAGGTGATGGAGATGGGGCCAAAGGCCCTGGTGGTGAAGCACGGAGAGTATGGCGCCTCTGCCTTCTTCTGCGATCGCAGCTTTGCGGATACAACGCACATCACGCTGCCGTTCCGCGCTCCAGCTATGCCGCTGGAGGAGGTAGTGGATCCGACCGGCGCGGGTGACTCCTTTGCCGGCGGCTTCTATGGTTACGTCGCATCGCAGCCGAAGCTCACGCCCGCGGTCTTCCGCAAGGCGATGTTCTATGGAGGCGTGATGGGATCGTTCGCCGTAGAGCGCTTCGGCACTGAGCGTTTGCAGCACACGACGAAGGACGAGGTGGAGGAGCGCTTCCGTCTCTTCCAGGAGATCTCTCACCTTGAGCTTGAGGCGTAA
- a CDS encoding bifunctional riboflavin kinase/FAD synthetase translates to MKIFRSIAEVPENFGPSIISIGNFDGVHRGHRWVISEIIARARESGTKSIAVTFDPHPVRILRPDSPTKMISPTEEKLRLLAATGLDATLVLPFTQELAQTSAEDFISKIICDCLGATEVHVGSNFRFGYQAQADVMRLAELGNKLDFSARIYEPVPLRGGIISSSRIRQLILAGNLSSARVLLGRPYSICSTPARGRGYGTKYAVPTINLAPYSELLPANGVYVTTLQIGDDGPIFEGVTNAGNRPTFGPDSYAVETHLFNFHPVDMTEETPLRLTFLTHLRPEMKWDSPEALKAQIGKDIARAQRFLRGYRRLIQ, encoded by the coding sequence ATGAAGATCTTCCGCTCCATTGCCGAGGTTCCGGAGAACTTCGGACCTTCGATCATTAGCATCGGCAACTTTGACGGAGTCCATCGTGGCCATCGCTGGGTGATCTCGGAGATTATTGCGCGCGCCCGGGAATCCGGCACGAAGTCGATTGCAGTCACCTTCGATCCTCATCCCGTGCGCATCCTGCGTCCCGACTCGCCGACGAAGATGATCTCGCCGACAGAAGAAAAGCTTCGTTTGCTCGCCGCCACAGGCTTGGATGCGACCCTCGTTCTGCCGTTTACGCAGGAGCTGGCCCAGACCTCTGCCGAAGACTTTATCTCTAAGATCATCTGCGACTGTCTGGGTGCGACCGAAGTTCATGTTGGCAGCAACTTCCGCTTCGGTTATCAGGCACAGGCCGACGTCATGCGCCTGGCAGAGTTGGGGAACAAACTCGACTTCTCGGCAAGGATCTACGAACCGGTGCCTCTGCGTGGCGGCATTATTTCCTCAAGCCGCATTCGCCAGCTCATCCTTGCAGGGAACCTCTCCTCCGCGCGCGTGCTTCTGGGAAGGCCTTACAGCATCTGCAGCACACCGGCCAGGGGCCGCGGATATGGCACGAAGTATGCCGTACCGACCATCAACCTGGCGCCATACAGCGAGTTGCTCCCCGCCAACGGCGTATATGTCACAACGCTGCAGATCGGCGACGATGGTCCAATCTTCGAAGGCGTAACCAACGCCGGCAACCGCCCAACCTTTGGCCCGGACAGCTATGCGGTCGAGACCCATCTCTTCAACTTCCATCCCGTGGACATGACGGAAGAGACACCATTGCGGCTTACCTTCCTGACGCATCTTCGGCCTGAGATGAAGTGGGATTCCCCCGAAGCCCTGAAGGCTCAGATCGGCAAAGACATCGCCCGCGCGCAGCGCTTTTTGCGCGGCTATCGGCGATTGATTCAGTAG
- a CDS encoding IS110 family transposase: protein MDVLHYIGLDVHKRSISYCIKTVAGQIVQEGKLQASRQELRRWAEELQRWSGAMEATLFSAWIYDTLKPYAERLVMGHPAKMRAVTAGKKKSDTIDARTIADLLRCDLLPECYVMPPQMRDLRRLLRYRSMVVQQSVRMQNKMAGLLMESGTVFHKEKLHGKKYFSALIETLEEVPESVKDLLRMSRSSMELFQSAQKQIAQRLLSEPALEQRIERLMSIPGVGPITALTWALEVGDPYRFSSIGDAVSYCGLTAAFRSSAGKQQRGPISKQRNAWLQTVLIEAAKLAPRWNPQLAALHAKQLELGHRNRATLQLARKLVAYLLAVDKSGQPFRIVTSPPETKDAMKTKTKKQPLLTQAA from the coding sequence ATGGATGTCCTTCACTATATCGGATTAGATGTGCACAAGAGGAGCATCAGCTACTGCATCAAGACGGTAGCTGGGCAGATCGTGCAAGAAGGCAAGCTACAGGCAAGCCGGCAGGAGCTGCGACGTTGGGCAGAGGAACTCCAGAGATGGAGCGGAGCGATGGAAGCGACGCTGTTCAGTGCCTGGATCTACGATACGTTGAAGCCGTACGCGGAGCGGCTGGTGATGGGACATCCTGCGAAAATGCGAGCCGTCACTGCTGGCAAGAAGAAGAGCGATACGATCGATGCGCGAACGATCGCCGATCTGTTGCGATGCGATCTGTTACCGGAGTGCTATGTGATGCCGCCGCAGATGCGCGATCTGAGACGGCTGCTGCGTTATCGCAGCATGGTGGTCCAGCAATCGGTGCGGATGCAGAACAAGATGGCTGGGCTGCTGATGGAAAGCGGGACTGTCTTCCACAAGGAAAAGCTGCACGGCAAGAAATACTTCTCCGCTCTGATCGAGACACTGGAAGAAGTGCCGGAGTCAGTGAAGGATCTGCTGCGGATGAGCCGCAGTTCGATGGAGCTGTTCCAGTCGGCACAGAAGCAGATCGCCCAGAGGCTGTTATCGGAGCCGGCCTTAGAGCAGCGGATCGAGCGTCTGATGAGCATCCCCGGAGTGGGTCCGATCACGGCGTTGACCTGGGCCTTGGAGGTTGGCGATCCGTATCGCTTCTCCTCCATCGGGGACGCGGTGAGTTACTGCGGTCTGACGGCTGCGTTCCGGTCCTCTGCCGGCAAGCAGCAACGAGGACCCATTTCCAAACAGCGCAATGCGTGGCTGCAGACGGTGCTGATCGAAGCAGCCAAACTGGCGCCACGCTGGAACCCGCAACTGGCGGCGCTGCATGCCAAACAACTGGAGCTCGGACATCGCAATCGGGCCACGCTGCAACTAGCACGCAAGCTGGTGGCTTATCTGCTGGCGGTGGACAAGAGCGGCCAGCCCTTCCGGATCGTGACTTCGCCACCGGAAACAAAAGACGCCATGAAGACAAAAACGAAAAAGCAGCCTCTGCTCACTCAAGCTGCCTAA
- a CDS encoding penicillin-binding protein 1A translates to MNSIFTEDPRQTHRPNLRTRRVAARTRAVMRRGAFIGLLGISALFGSLCGLMLVYSVDLPQMQDLERYRPNTTTELYDIHGKQFGSFSLERRVVVPYSEFPPILRKAILSIEDKSFERNWGVNLFRAIGAAYRDLHSKGRAQGASTLTMQLARNLFLSPEKTFSRKAQEVLLTLQIERHFTKEQIFALYANQIYLGRGTYGFEAGAQYYFSKHVHELTLSEAALLAALPKGPEYYSPVRHPDRALKRRNLVLSEMQQDGWITEAEEARAKDAPLGLKIEPPANSVAPYFVEEVRRQLEQQFGAEEVHGAGLRVYTTLDYDLQVAANHAVLNGAASYERRHGWKNRVQNIILAGQDPATYVHPDWTMPIEKDTYFHALVTDVSEKEIRVRIGQREAYIEPADWAWTQLKTGDALLKKGDIAYVRILATEGEKGIHAALEQDSGAQASLMAMDNSNGEVLAMVGGRDFSLSQFNRATQAERQVGSSFKPYVYTAAVEAGTKPTDHVLDVPTTFSTPSGPYTPHNYEPDYKGSMTVLEAFAESRNIPALRLAHQVGIQKVIDVAQRFGVTSKIPAFLPVAIGAADMKLFDQVGAYAVFPNDGIRVEPHYIRRVTASDGLPMDDPAPKVSEVTSVETARTMMTLLRQVTISGTGAAASQLHHALGGKTGTTNNYTDAWFIGFSPSVTCGVWIGYDDRQSLGEKETGARAALPIWMEFMKLAIAGKPDEQFATGGEKKQLEVTVNSDARSVTEEQKKKEADEDSDEDRTSETIKPVDRAPAPKILSPPPAQKPAEKPAETPNQQQPASPNPPAQNNVPKPVPVPGTPSQSPSAVPAAPAPAKPAEP, encoded by the coding sequence GTGAACTCCATCTTTACTGAAGATCCGCGGCAGACACACCGTCCGAACCTGCGGACGCGCCGTGTCGCCGCGCGCACGCGTGCTGTTATGCGGCGCGGCGCCTTTATCGGTCTATTGGGCATCTCCGCCCTGTTCGGATCTCTTTGCGGTCTGATGCTGGTCTACTCCGTAGATCTGCCGCAGATGCAGGACCTCGAGCGGTATCGTCCCAACACGACGACGGAGCTCTACGATATTCACGGCAAGCAGTTTGGCTCCTTTTCGCTGGAGCGGCGTGTAGTTGTGCCGTACAGCGAATTCCCGCCTATCCTGCGTAAGGCGATTCTCTCGATCGAAGATAAGAGCTTCGAGCGCAATTGGGGCGTGAACCTGTTCCGTGCCATCGGCGCCGCCTACCGCGACCTTCATAGCAAGGGCCGCGCACAGGGCGCAAGTACGCTGACCATGCAACTGGCGCGTAACCTCTTCCTCTCGCCGGAGAAGACCTTCAGCCGTAAAGCGCAGGAGGTTCTCCTGACGCTGCAGATCGAGCGCCACTTTACCAAGGAACAGATCTTCGCGCTGTATGCGAATCAGATTTATCTCGGCCGCGGTACCTATGGATTCGAGGCGGGCGCGCAGTACTACTTCTCCAAACACGTCCATGAGCTCACCCTGTCCGAGGCAGCGTTGCTCGCGGCTCTACCTAAGGGGCCGGAGTATTACTCGCCGGTGCGGCATCCTGACCGAGCACTGAAACGCCGCAACCTGGTGCTGAGCGAGATGCAGCAGGATGGATGGATTACCGAGGCCGAAGAGGCCAGGGCCAAAGATGCTCCGCTGGGTCTGAAGATTGAGCCTCCCGCAAACTCCGTCGCTCCATACTTTGTGGAAGAGGTCCGCCGCCAGCTCGAACAGCAGTTCGGAGCGGAAGAAGTGCATGGAGCCGGCCTGCGTGTCTACACGACGCTCGATTATGACCTGCAGGTGGCGGCGAATCACGCCGTGCTGAACGGTGCGGCTTCCTACGAACGACGCCACGGTTGGAAGAACCGCGTACAGAACATCATTCTTGCCGGCCAGGATCCTGCAACCTATGTGCATCCTGACTGGACCATGCCCATCGAGAAGGACACGTACTTCCATGCTTTGGTAACGGATGTGAGCGAGAAGGAGATCCGGGTACGGATCGGCCAGCGTGAAGCCTATATCGAGCCGGCGGACTGGGCATGGACGCAGCTGAAGACCGGCGACGCTCTGCTGAAGAAGGGGGATATCGCTTATGTCCGCATCCTGGCGACTGAGGGAGAGAAGGGAATCCACGCTGCGCTGGAACAGGATTCAGGAGCACAGGCTTCGCTGATGGCGATGGACAACTCGAACGGCGAGGTGCTTGCCATGGTTGGCGGCCGCGACTTCTCCTTGTCGCAGTTCAATCGCGCGACTCAGGCGGAGCGCCAGGTGGGTTCTTCGTTCAAGCCGTATGTCTATACCGCAGCGGTGGAAGCCGGCACCAAGCCAACGGACCATGTTCTGGATGTGCCGACAACCTTCTCCACTCCCAGCGGACCGTATACCCCGCACAACTACGAGCCTGACTACAAAGGCTCAATGACCGTGTTGGAGGCCTTTGCGGAGAGCCGTAATATTCCGGCGCTCCGGCTGGCGCACCAGGTTGGCATCCAGAAGGTCATCGATGTTGCCCAGCGTTTCGGCGTCACCTCGAAGATCCCGGCGTTTCTCCCGGTTGCGATCGGCGCGGCGGATATGAAGCTCTTTGACCAGGTGGGCGCCTACGCCGTCTTTCCGAATGATGGCATCCGCGTTGAGCCACACTACATTCGCCGGGTTACGGCTTCCGATGGTCTGCCGATGGACGATCCCGCGCCAAAGGTGAGCGAGGTCACCTCGGTGGAGACAGCTCGCACCATGATGACGCTACTCAGACAGGTCACCATCTCCGGTACGGGAGCCGCGGCTTCACAACTGCATCACGCTCTCGGCGGCAAGACCGGCACAACGAACAACTATACGGACGCCTGGTTCATCGGCTTCTCTCCGTCGGTGACCTGCGGCGTGTGGATCGGATACGACGATCGCCAGTCGCTCGGCGAAAAAGAGACTGGAGCCCGTGCAGCGCTGCCCATCTGGATGGAGTTCATGAAGCTGGCCATCGCCGGCAAACCGGACGAACAGTTCGCCACCGGCGGCGAGAAGAAGCAGCTTGAGGTGACGGTGAACTCCGACGCCCGCTCGGTGACCGAGGAGCAGAAGAAGAAAGAAGCGGACGAAGACAGCGACGAGGACCGGACCTCGGAGACGATCAAGCCTGTGGATCGTGCGCCGGCTCCGAAGATTCTGTCTCCGCCACCGGCACAGAAGCCAGCGGAGAAGCCGGCTGAGACGCCGAACCAGCAGCAGCCTGCTTCGCCGAATCCACCGGCACAGAACAATGTGCCGAAACCGGTTCCGGTCCCGGGCACGCCGTCGCAATCGCCGTCAGCAGTTCCTGCGGCGCCTGCTCCGGCGAAGCCTGCGGAGCCGTGA
- a CDS encoding YgfZ/GcvT domain-containing protein — translation MSTLAHNEAPALSVDHHLALKALLSTAAIYPLDAEGWIAVRGEDRVRWLNGMLTNNIRDLNPGEGCYNFLLSAQGRIQHDATAFLLEEQILLETTRERVPALMAAFDHFIIMDDVELEDVSAKHQGLGIAGPKAVEALASIGLDVAGMAPVSTRAFEWRGATVWVVAQYSPLTPRFELWAENVAQLTEALKTLPQADDKTIESLRILEGIPAIGRDLREKELPQETGQTRALHFTKGCYLGQEIVERIRSRGNVHRTFAGFRFSGSVPAPGTAILAGGASVGELTSVDSDLNIALGFIRREAVERGQALTYEGGALTSSPLPFRIE, via the coding sequence ATGAGCACACTTGCACACAACGAAGCTCCGGCGCTTTCAGTGGACCATCATCTCGCCCTGAAAGCACTCCTGTCCACGGCGGCTATCTATCCCTTGGACGCCGAAGGATGGATCGCGGTTCGCGGCGAAGACCGTGTTCGCTGGCTGAATGGCATGTTGACGAACAACATTCGCGATCTGAATCCCGGAGAAGGCTGCTACAACTTCCTGCTTTCTGCCCAGGGGCGTATTCAGCATGATGCCACGGCATTTCTGCTGGAAGAGCAGATCCTGCTGGAGACCACCCGCGAGCGCGTTCCGGCGCTTATGGCGGCTTTCGACCACTTCATCATCATGGACGACGTGGAGCTGGAAGATGTCTCCGCAAAACACCAGGGGCTGGGCATTGCCGGCCCCAAAGCCGTAGAGGCCCTGGCCTCAATCGGCCTGGACGTGGCCGGAATGGCGCCTGTCTCAACCCGTGCCTTCGAATGGCGCGGCGCAACCGTCTGGGTTGTCGCTCAGTACAGCCCACTCACGCCTCGCTTTGAGCTGTGGGCGGAGAATGTCGCACAGCTGACAGAGGCTCTCAAAACTCTTCCGCAGGCCGACGACAAGACCATCGAATCCCTCCGGATTCTGGAAGGTATTCCGGCCATTGGCCGCGATCTCCGGGAAAAGGAGCTGCCGCAGGAGACCGGACAGACCCGCGCCCTGCACTTCACCAAAGGCTGCTACCTGGGGCAGGAGATCGTGGAGCGCATACGGTCACGCGGCAACGTACATCGCACCTTTGCCGGCTTCCGTTTCAGCGGCTCTGTCCCCGCACCCGGAACAGCCATCCTGGCCGGCGGCGCATCGGTTGGCGAGCTGACCAGCGTAGACTCCGATCTGAATATCGCTCTTGGATTTATTCGCCGCGAGGCCGTGGAACGCGGTCAGGCGCTTACCTACGAAGGGGGAGCTCTGACGTCGTCACCGCTTCCCTTCCGCATCGAATAG